A window of Cheilinus undulatus linkage group 1, ASM1832078v1, whole genome shotgun sequence contains these coding sequences:
- the LOC121511698 gene encoding uncharacterized protein LOC121511698 isoform X3 translates to MILSRSTSSSSSKISADTSSSSPPPSSSARPHLGTSSLVKFKRHQDLHLSFRRTWGKYHTTRKLLILSEAAAAAAEATVNMSLKADAEPNNNVSIEEEVRTLFVSGLPVDIKPRELYLLFRPFKGYEGSLIKLTSKQDEHQSWEGASIACGRTIHSHSSQASPPYAGHTLLWDGIPFFSQYLSQVSRCDCVGHSGTPKLILQVFNGVKVRTAGRPFHPLHSQTLEVVSDKPRSVGQSGL, encoded by the exons ATGATTCTCTCTCGCAGtacttcttcttcctcttctaaGATATCCGCGGatacctcctcctcttctccgcCGCCGTCCTCGTCCGCACGACCTCACCTCGGCACATCTTCTCTCGTCAAGTTCAAACGCCACCAGGACCTTCACCTCAGCTTCAGACGCACTTGGGGGAAATATCACACGACGAGGAAACTCTTGATACTttctgaagcagcagcagcagcagctgaggcCACCGTCAACATGAGTCTCAAAGCTGACGCAGAGCCCAACAACAACGTCTCCATCGAGGAGGAG GTACGAACTCTGTTTGTCAGCGGTCTACCTGTGGATATCAAACCTCGGGAACTTTATCTTCTCTTCAGACCTTTTAAG GGTTATGAAGGGTCACTGATTAAATTAACATCAAAACAG GATGAGCATCAGAGCTGGGAAG GAGCCTCaatagcgtgtggaagaaccatacacagccacagcaGCCAGGCATCACCTCCTtatgctggtcacacactgctgtgggatggcatcccattcttcagccagtatttgtcacaagtcagccgaTGTgattgtgttggtcactctggcacacccaagctgatcctacaagtgttcaatggggttaaggtcaggactgctggcaggccgttccatcctctccactcccaaactCTGGAGGTAGTTTCTGATAAACCTCGCTCTGTGGG CCAGTCGGGTTTGTAA